The following are encoded together in the Brassica napus cultivar Da-Ae chromosome A9, Da-Ae, whole genome shotgun sequence genome:
- the LOC106415989 gene encoding UDP-glycosyltransferase TURAN-like isoform X3, translated as MLYPVTLLLKAFIQFTMLFWFLFVKVPAPDLFLVQNPPSVPTLVAVKWASSWRRAAFVVDWHNFGYTLLALSLGRNNVFVSLYRWIEKYYGKMATGSLCVTKAMQHELEQNWEVRAKVLYDQPPEFFRPALLEERHELFCRVKKDLCHPSGVYDFISRELENQVLDETLFTTKTNADILLKQNRPALVVSSTSWTPDENFGILLDAAVMYDRRVAARSKGSDTAEISEEQDLYPNLLFIITGKGPEKEMYEEKIKRLNLKHVAFRTMWLAAEDYPLLLGSADLGVCLHTSSSGLDLPMKVVDMFGCGLPVCSVSYSCIQELVKDGQNGLLFSSSSELADQLLVLFKGFPGNCDALMSLKAGAMETGSSGRWATEWEDCAKPLITQVVSQNED; from the exons ATGCTTTACCCTGTAACGCTCTTGCTCAAGGCATTTATCCAGTTTACAATGCTTTTCTGGTTTCTTTTCGTTAAAGTACCAGCACCTGACCTTTTCTTGGTTCAG AATCCTCCGTCAGTTCCAACACTCGTCGCTGTTAAGTGGGCGAGTTCATGGAGGCGTGCAGCGTTTGTTGTAGATTGGCATAACTTTGGATATACATTGCTGGCATTGTCCTTGGGAAGGAACAACGTCTTTGTATCTTTATACCGCTG GATTGAGAAGTATTACGGAAAGATGGCAACAGGTTCGCTATGTGTGACAAAAGCAATGCAGCATGAACTTGAACAGAATTGGGAAGTGAG AGCCAAAGTTTTATATGATCAGCCTCCTGAGTTTTTCCGCCCTGCTTTGCTTGAAGAAAGGCACGAG TTGTTTTGCCGAGTGAAGAAAGATCTTTGCCATCCATCTGGTGTCTATGACTTCATTAGTAGAG agttGGAGAATCAAGTGCTTGACGAAACCCTTTTTACTACCAAAACTAATGCTGACATCTTGCTGAAACAAAACAGACCAGCTCTTGTTGTGAGCAGCACAAGCTG GACCCCTGATGAAAATTTTGGTATCCTATTGGACGCCGCAGTGATGTATGATCGGCGCGTTGCTGCAAGATCGAAAGGAAGTGATACAGCCGAAATTTCAGAAGAGCAGGACCTTTATCCCAACTTGTTGTTCATCATTACAG GGAAAGGACCTGAAAAGGAGATGTACGAGGAGAAAATCAAAAGATTGAACCTCAAACATGTGGCATTCCGCACAATGTGGCTCGCAGCTGAAGATTACCCATTGCTTTTAGGTTCTGCAGATCTCGGTGTTTGCTTACACACTTCCTCGTCTGGTTTAGACCTTCCCATGAAG GTTGTTGATATGTTTGGATGTGGCCTACCAGTTTGCTCAGTTTCCTACTCATG CATTCAAGAACTCGTTAAGGATGGGCAGAACGGACTCTTGTTTTCATCTTCGTCGGAATTAGCAGATCAGTTACTG GTCCTCTTCAAAGGCTTTCCAGGGAACTGCGATGCACTAATGTCGCTTAAAGCGGGTGCAATGGAGACTGGTTCTTCAGGTCGATGGGCTACAGAGTGGGAAGATTGTGCAAAACCTTTGATTACTCAG GTGGTGTCTCAAAATGAGGATTGA
- the LOC106415990 gene encoding post-GPI attachment to proteins factor 3-like → MALCYWKPLSLLLLLQCLLSVSYASLGDADPNYRACVGECEVSGCVGQLCFPQCNSSSNTGPWYTQEPLYLQWQKWGCQGDCRYHCMVNREKERETLGQPPLKYHGKWPFKRLLGIQEPASVAFSVLNLAMHFHGWISFFIALYYKLPLREDKTAYYEYVGLWHIYGFLSMNSWFWSAVFHTRDVDITERLDYSSAIAVIGFSLIVSILRTFDVRVEAARVMVSAPVLAFVTTHILYINFYKLDYGWNMIVCVAMGVAQLLLWARWAAVSRHPSNWKLWMVVIASGLAMLLEIYDFPPYEGYFDAHSIWHAATIPLTVLWWSFIRDDAEFRTSSLLKKSKTKAK, encoded by the exons ATGGCATTGTGTTACTGGAAACCTCTGTCACTACTACTACTGCTTCAATGCCTTCTCAGTGTTTCCTATGCTAGTCTTGGCGATGCCGATCCAAACTAcag GGCATGTGTTGGAGAATGCGAGGTAAGCGGCTGCGTTGGACAACTATGCTTTCCTCAGTGCAACTCTTCATCCAACACTGGTCCATGGTACACACAAGAGCCTCTGTACCTACAATGGCAAAAGTGGGGATGCCAAGGTGATTGCCGTTACCACTGTATGGTTAATAGAGAGAAAGAACGCGAAACTCTCGGTCAACCCCCACTCAAGTATCATGGTAAATGGCCTTTCAAGCGTCTCCTTGGGATTCAGGAGCCTGCTTCTGTTGCTTTCTCTGTTCTCAACCTAGCGATGCATTTCCACGGCTGGATCTCCTTCTTCATTGCACTTTACTATAAGTTGCCTCTCAGAGAAGATAAGACGGCGTACTATGAGTACGTCGGTTTGTGGCATATCTACGGTTTCTTGTCAATGAACTCTTGGTTCTGGAGTGCGGTTTTCCACACTCG GGATGTTGACATCACTGAGAGGTTGGACTACTCGTCTGCAATAGCGGTTATCGGATTCTCACTCATTGTATCCATCTTGAGAACGTTTGATGTTCGGGTAGAGGCTGCAAGAGTCATGGTATCTGCTCCAGTGCTAGCTTTTGTCACCACTCACATACTGTATATTAACTTCTACAAGCTCGACTATG GTTGGAACATGATTGTGTGTGTGGCCATGGGAGTCGCTCAGCTTCTCCTATGGGCAAGATGGGCTGCTGTCTCTAGACATCCTTCTAACTGGAAACTTTGGATGGTGGTGATAGCTTCAGGCTTAGCTATGCTTTTGGAGATATATGACTTTCCTCCATATGAAGGCTACTTCGATGCTCACTCCATTTGGCATGCTGCAACCATTCCTCTAACTGTTCTCTGGTGGAGCTTTATTAGAGACGATGCTGAGTTCAGAACTTCTAGTCTTCTCAAGAAATCTAAGACAAAGGCTAAGTAA
- the LOC106414445 gene encoding LOB domain-containing protein 3: MRQKGHRHGGAVSPCAGCKLLRRKCVKDCVFAPYFPAKEPYKFVIVHKIFGASNVNKMLQVLSGNHRSDSVNLLVYEANARVQDPVYGCVGTISSLHRQLETLQTQLAFAQAELVHLKTLHHVDTRSPPYMASSITFPTIKDFSSDVNMTFMYDNGAGESLWSC; this comes from the exons ATGAGACAAAAGGGTCACAGACACGGAGGAGCAGTGTCACCTTGTGCCGGATGTAAGCTTCTTCGGAGAAAATGTGTGAAAGATTGCGTCTTTGCTCCATATTTTCCGGCTAAAGAGCCTTACAAATTTGTCATTGTCCACAAGATCTTTGGTGCTAGTAATGTCAATAAGATGTTGCAG GTGTTGTCGGGGAACCACCGGAGCGACTCCGTAAATTTGTTGGTGTACGAGGCCAACGCCAGGGTACAAGATCCTGTGTACGGATGTGTAGGAACAATTTCGTCATTACACAGACAACTCGAAACTCTCCAAACTCAGCTAGCTTTTGCTCAGGCCGAACTGGTTCATCTGAAGACGCTCCACCATGTTGACACTAGATCGCCGCCGTATATGGCAAGTAGCATTACTTTCCCCACGATCAAAGACTTCTCCAGTGACGTCAACATGACTTTTATGTACGATAATGGTGCCGGCGAGTCCCTTTGGTCGTGCTAG
- the LOC111200638 gene encoding uncharacterized protein LOC111200638 — MSVCVYTDTRTCNYIHTCVVYIHTSRCKEKTSPSSDQLSFATRNRPKEKMYCLQVAAYHLFFNASRLCYLLALLIFVFLRLFYIFHDISVVNHVGDSGTAAFRAITDTKQVHGELNVTFSGVFLGSLIQDIATNV; from the coding sequence ATGTCTGTGTGCGTATACACAGATACACGTACATGCAATTACATACACACATGTGtagtatatatacacacatctAGATGCAAAGAAAAAACATCACCATCTTCTGATCAATTATCTTTTGCTACTCGAAATAGACCCAAAGAAAAAATGTACTGTCTCCAAGTTGCAGCTTATCACTTGTTCTTCAACGCATCCCGGTTGTGTTATCTTCTCGCTTTGCTTATCTTTGTTTTTCTcagattattttatattttccatGATATATCAGTTGTTAATCACGTCGGCGACTCCGGAACGGCGGCGTTTCGGGCTATTACTGATACAAAACAAGTTCATGGAGAGTTGAATGTAACTTTCTCTGGTGTTTTCTTAGGATCTCTAATCCAAGATATTGCTACTAATGTTTAA
- the LOC106414038 gene encoding auxin-responsive protein SAUR41-like: MKHLIRRLSRVADLASEFSFRRSTSSSLRIRRGHHRLHMQPPWSICQARRVNTVPAGHVPVYVGEEMERFVVSAELLNHPVFVGLLNRSAQEYGYAQKGVLHIPCHVIVFERVVETLRSGYNEPGEMQELVASLLSGDELLPGTTE; this comes from the coding sequence ATGAAACATCTAATCCGCCGCCTCTCTCGCGTTGCCGACTTAGCCTCCGAGTTCTCCTTCCGCCgatccacctcctcctccttacGCATCCGCCGCGGTCACCATCGTCTCCACATGCAACCGCCGTGGTCCATTTGTCAGGCGAGACGAGTCAACACCGTCCCCGCCGGTCACGTACCCGTCTACGTCGGCGAAGAGATGGAGAGGTTCGTGGTGAGCGCGGAGCTCCTGAACCATCCTGTCTTCGTGGGACTGCTCAACAGATCCGCTCAGGAGTACGGCTACGCTCAGAAAGGAGTCCTCCACATCCCCTGCCATGTCATCGTTTTCGAGCGCGTGGTGGAAACGCTCCGGTCGGGTTACAACGAGCCCGGGGAGATGCAGGAGCTCGTCGCGTCGTTGCTCTCAGGCGATGAGCTGTTACCTGGAACTACAGAGTAG